From Osmerus mordax isolate fOsmMor3 chromosome 8, fOsmMor3.pri, whole genome shotgun sequence, a single genomic window includes:
- the insm1a gene encoding insulinoma-associated protein 1a, whose translation MPRGFLVKRNKKTNPVSYRIRSDEDEQEQTALQNQKDYFPLPSLASCPDRAPASSPFCRGVAAAPEQDSKPVQFGNPEAVYQALYSPTRPVSKEHERSHFERRLNLGSPISAESFPTPAALTALDHLFAPVDLKIGTSNSNRTGTTNTVPTAVTGNGTKRPSSDIERKSKPPSKKTKAIRKLHFEDDVTTSPVLGLKIKEAPVDQKPRQQSAGDKALGEFVCQLCREAYADPFALAQHKCSRIVRVEYRCPECDKVFSCPANLASHRRWHKPKPQSESDKLSATEKAVSEEVKGASDRDTPSPSLSESGSEDGLYDCNHCGKKFKRQAYLRKHVLSQHASPNGPTSSEEHDAYPSPQIDGKPCDQTQGHAPLNLSSSGCYMCPVCGENFPNRVNQERHIRLLHSSQVYPCKYCPAVFYSSPGLTRHINKCHPSENRQVILLQMPVRPAC comes from the exons ATGCCACGTGGATTTTTGGTCAAAAGAAACAAGAAGACCAACCCTGTGTCTTACAGGATTCGTTCTGACGAAGATGAGCAGGAACAAACAGCTTTACAGAACCAGAAAGATTATTTTCCATTGCCGTCTCTCGCATCCTGCCCGGATCGCGCACCAGCATCATCACCGTTCTGCAGAGGAGTAGCCGCAGCCCCGGAGCAGGATTCTAAACCTGTTCAATTTGGAAACCCAGAGGCGGTGTACCAAGCGCTCTACAGCCCCACCCGGCCCGTCAGTAAGGAACACGAGCGCTCACATTTTGAGAGACGTCTCAATCTCGGTTCCCCCATATCAGCGGAATCTTTTCCCACGCCCGCAGCGCTTACCGCTTTGGATCATCTCTTTGCCCCAGTGGACTTAAAAATCGGCACTAGTAACAGCAATCGCACCGGGACCACGAACACAGTCCCCACTGCTGTTACGGGAAACGGCACCAAACGGCCTTCAAGTGACATCGAACGCAAAAGCAAGCCCCCATCCAAAAAAACCAAAGCCATCAGGAAGCTGCATTTCGAGGACGATGTCACCACATCTCCCGTTCTTGGTCTCAAAATTAAGGAAGCGCCGGTCGACCAAAAACCCAGACAACAGTCAGCGGGAGACAAAGCCCTCGGCGAGTTTGTCTGTCAACTGTGCAGAGAAGCATATGCTGACCCCTTCGCACTGGCCCAGCACAAGTGTTCCAGAATAGTGAGAGTTGAATATAGATGCCCTGAATGTGATAAAGTGTTCAGCTGCCCGGCAAATCTAGCGTCTCACAGGCGCTGGCACAAGCCGAAGCCACAGAGTG AGAGTGATAAATTGTCTGCCACTGAAAAGGCAGTGTCCGAGGAAGTGAAGGGCGCTAGCGACAGGGACACACCCAGCCCAAGCCTGTCAGAGTCTGGCTCAGAGGACGGACTTTATGATTGTAATCACTGTGGCAAAAAGTTTAAACGCCAAGCATACCTGCGTAAGCACGTTTTATCTCAACATGCCTCACCAAACGGGCCCACCAGCAGCGAGGAACACGACGCGTACCCATCACCCCAAATCGACGGGAAGCCGTGTGACCAAACTCAGGGCCATGCGCCATTGAATTTAAGTTCCTCCGGTTGCTACATGTGCCCGGTCTGCGGAGAGAACTTTCCCAACCGAGTGAACCAGGAGCGGCACATccgtctcctccactcctcgcAGGTGTATCCGTGCAAATATTGCCCGGCAGTCTTTTACAGTTCCCCGGGACTTACACGACACATCAACAAATGTCATCCGTCTGAAAACAGACAAGTTATCCTTCTCCAAATGCCTGTGCGCCCTGCCTGCTGA
- the cfap61 gene encoding cilia- and flagella-associated protein 61: protein MRTITSAGGNVETVSVRRTESADAPQINSLISPATVSVFGRVNVIHLLEKANLAVSLNNATGEVLAHAAFLDYPLGDMVDQASWEPLMHDHFKAEKCTPLNTLFLHLFVAQPIYSVGSAKEIIRSVFHAITELEYIYLVTPNKVRIEPALLEIFEPMVRVSNSKVQCLAYVCQRHNYCPRLYVRRARIEDHDDLTHICSEQTKALTGSYGPYFLAELIEAQDEGNHAAVCESEGLAVGFISVSGDINLKLLNECFELGPFNGLYKPCSEDQPEPVEDPPEEGSQSVGESKPGHPLEHTEKCPVENEGMADVPCEISESQISGDGQGPRDYTETANAFCVQLFVIDKKFEMRSMDFLPNIFKLFPDRDFCVITVPKLAPEFPLLQSFLRVVPRHTSSLPQELYIFHRSGLLKTFQVRVTVSADRPSICAMVEKLLLHESLLNDLDVFYQARRDPDGTPLQAFVAQVQDQVVGVIITRNEEDIDSIRANYDIENFIYFSHHRYEEHAQLGHFALSPVFQHYAKHFLKEALRLAHKSCLYYPVYPICHSQKNSCAHYLTSVLSAMVPVRPRRQIVYPLEDLGINAPSKQITKDQVPYALNHINRKLTMEPKVTINARIVVVGASDTGLAFLEVLAFCPHLRFNNMTLISMHGFPGSYVEEHMSFLSTSHSYSERDHAQLSLRSWVNVVTGEMTGIDRAAKHVLLSGGRKVPYDHLLLCTGQQYQVPCPSGVDINQPTTNGKLPVQPGRRYTGKVPSNLFTLNDHRDCVEVLRWLEENLPDLNGDVVVYGHSLDAYTCVEALLSMRIPGSCIHLVRPPSEGSCFDGPAVGKAVEKALEKSRVHVHHGCLLAQMNDGRDPEPLTSVSFTTAGDPLLLRCSVFLNLSSKGVDYSAFKAINDACLVYDGHLVIDSTFHTNDSSIRAAGPLTKFARRYHADQWSHSHFSSREVGQELAGALLPLFDPTLEPATNPPADLDRLTPMYQQAKVQGGKLPGRYNYLHVTKPPLQLPATGPSTGQPQGREILTGRTETGNYFLLRLNQYDVVETLTCLSQKPIPVSNFLCLYGKHQLLLNRLCSRYDEGLVHDLYSYFRENWCLAIYHDRFTDFEQEIRQIMESTKVKDNNSVVESIPHFIQRLMNKTLDDSEDPMLILKKVFAESGGLATLKTSTLNFLRYNTNHLTMYAQPGVL, encoded by the exons ATGAGGACAATAACTTCAGCAGGTGGCAATGTTGAGACTGTGAGCGTCAGAAGAACTGAGTCAGCTGATGCGCCACAGATCAACAGCCTCATAAGTCCTGCCACTGTGTCAGTGTTTGGAAGGGTCAATGTCATTCATCTACT GGAGAAGGCCAATTTGGCAGTGAGCCTGAACAATGCCACGGGTGAAGTTCTGGCCCATGCTGCCTTCTTGGACTACCCACTCGGTGACATGGTGGATCAAGCTTCCTGGGAGCCACTGATGCATGATCACTTTAAAGCGGAAAAATGCACA CCTTTGAACACGCTCTTCTTGCATCTCTTTGTGGCTCAGCCAATCTACTCTGTTGGGAGTGCAAAAGAGATAATAAG AAGTGTCTTTCATGCTATCACAGAACTTGAGTACATCTACCTGGTCACTCCAAACAAGGTCCGCATAG AGCCTGCGCTGCTGGAGATATTTGAGCCGATGGTGAGAGTCAGCAATTCCAAGGTCCAGTGCTTAGCGTATGTGTGCCAAAGACACAACTACTGTCCAAGGCTATATGTCCGGAGAGCAAG GATCGAGGATCACGATGACCTCACACACATATGTTCAGAGCAGACCAAGGCCCTCACAGGCTCCTACGGACCCTACTTCCTGGCTGAGCTCATTGAGGCTCAGGACGAGGGAAACCATGCAGCCGTTTGTGAG AGCGAGGGACTGGCCGTTGGTTTCATCAGTGTGAGCGGTGACATCAATTTGAAGCTGTTGAATGAGTGTTTTGAGCTCGGGCCGTTTAATGGCCTCTACAAGCCATGCTCGGAAGACCAGCCTGAGCCTGTCGAAGACCCCCCAGAGGAGGGCAGTCAAAGTGTGGGGGAATCCAAGCCAGGACACCCACTGGAGCACACAGAAAAG TGCCCAGTGGAAAATGAAGGTATGGCGGATGTCCCTTGTGAAATCTCAGAG TCTCAGATTTCCGGTGATGGTCAAGGACCAAGAGACTATACAGAAACAGCAAACGCCTTCTGTGTTCAGCTATTTGTCATCGACAAGAAATTTGAAATGAG ATCCATGGACTTTCTCCCCAACATATTCAAGCTCTTCCCT GACAGGGACTTCTGTGTCATCACAGTGCCCAAGCTGGCTCCTGagttccccctcctccagagcttCCTCAGGGTGGTGCCACGCCACACCAGCAGTCTGCCCCAGGAGCTCTACATCTTCCACCGCTCCGGCCTGCTCAA AACCTTCCAGGTGAGGGTGACCGTGTCTGCAGACAGGCCTTCCATCTGCGCCATGGTGGAGAAGCTCCTTCTTCATGAGTCCCTGCTGAACGACCTGGATGTGTTCTATCAGGCCCGCAGAGACCCG gaTGGAACTCCCCTCCAGGCGTTTGTGGCCCAAGTGCAGGACCAAGTCGTGGGCGTCATCATCACCAGAAACGAGGAG gacatCGATTCTATCCGCGCCAACTACGACATCGAGAACTTCATCTACTTCAGCCACCACCGCTACGAGGAGCACGCGCAGCTGGGCCACTTCGCCCTCAGCCCCGTCTTCCAGCACTACGCCAAGCACTTCCTCAAGGAGGCCCTGCGCCTGGCCCACAAGTCCTGCCTCTACTACCCCGTCTACCCCATATGCCACAGCCAGAAG AACTCCTGCGCCCATTACCTGACCTCCGTCCTGAGCGCCATGGTTCCCGTGCGCCCGCGGCGCCAGATTGTTTACCCTCTGGAGGACCTGGGCATCAACGCCCCGTCCAAACAAATCACCAAGGACCAG GTTCCATATGCACTCAACCACATCAATAGGAAACTAACCATGGAACCGAAAGTCACCATCAATGCCAGGATCGTGGTGGTCGGGGCGTCAGACACGGGGTTGGCCTTCCTGGAGGTGCTTGCATTCTG TCCACATCTTAGGTTCAACAACATGACTTTGATCTCCATGCATGGATTTCCAGGATCCTACGTGGAAGAACATATGAGTTTTCTGTCCACAAG ccatAGCTACAGTGAGCGCGACCACGCCCAGCTTTCTCTCCGCTCCTGGGTCAACGTGGTGACCGGCGAGATGACGGGGATCGACCGAGCGGCCAAACACGTGCTGCTGTCAGGGGGCAGGAAGGTCCCCTACGACCACCTCCTGCTCTGCACCGGCCAACAGTACCAG GTTCCTTGTCCCAGTGGAGTGGATATCAACCAGCCGACCACGAACGGCAAGCTCCCAGTTCAGCCCGGCCGCAGATACACAGGGAAGGTCCCCTCCAATCTGTTCACCCTCAACGACCACCGCGACTGCGTGGAGGTGCTCCGCTGGCTGGAGGAGAACCTTCCGGATCTGAACG GCGACGTGGTAGTGTACGGCCACAGCCTGGACGCGTACACCTGCGTGGAAGCCCTGCTCTCCATGCGGATCCCCGGCTCCTGCATCCACCTGGTCCGCCCGCCGTCCGAGGGCTCCTGCTTCGACGGCCCCGCCGTGGGGAAGGCCGTGGAAAAGGCCCTGGAGAAGAGCCGGGTCCACGTCCACCACGGCTGCCTGCTGGCGCAGATGAACGACGGGCGCGACCCCGAGCCGCTCACCTCGGTGTCGTTCACCACCGCCGGTGACCCCCTGCTGCTGCGGTGCTCG GTGTTCCTGAACCTGTCCTCCAAAGGGGTAGATTACAGCGCCTTCAAGGCCATCAACGATGCCTGTCTGGTGTACGACGGCCACCTGGTCATTGACTCCACCTTCCACACCAACGACTCCAGCATCCGCGCCGCCGGGCCCCTCACCAAGTTTGCCCGGCGCTACCACGCCGACCAGTGGTCCCACTCCCACTTCAGCTCCAGGGAGGTGGGCCAGGAGCTGGCGGGCGCGCTGCTGCCCCTGTTCGACCCCACCCTGGAGCCTGCCACCAACCCTCCGGCCGACCTGGACCGCCTCACCCCCATGTACCAGCAGGCCAAGGTTCAAG GTGGAAAACTCCCAGGAAGATACAATTACCTCCATGTTACCAAACCCCCTCTTCAGCTTCCTGCAACAGGGCCGTCAACAGGCCAACCG CAGGGCCGAGAAATCCTGACCGGCCGCACAGAGACAGGGAACTACTTCCTCCTGCGTCTGAACCAGTACGACGTGGTGGAGACCCTCACCTGCCTGTCGCAGAAGCCCATCCCCGTGTCCAACTTCCTGTGTCTCTATGGGAAACACCAGCTGCTGCTCAACCGGCTGTGCTCGCGCTACGACGAGGGCCTGGTTCATGACCTCTACAG CTATTTCAGGGAGAATTGGTGTTTGGCGATATATCACGATCGCTTTACGGACTTCGAACAGGAGATACGTCAAATCATGGAATCCACAAAAGTGAAG GATAACAACTCAGTTGTTGAGTCCATCCCTCACTTCATCCAGCGCTTGATGAATAAGACGCTGGATGATTCGGAGGACCCAATGCTGATCCTCAAAAAGGTATTTGCTGAGAGCGGAGGGCTGGCTACTCTGAAGACAAGCACACTCAACTTCCTGAGGTACAACACAAACCATCTGACCATGTACGCCCAGCCTGGAGTTCTGTGA
- the crnkl1 gene encoding crooked neck-like protein 1, whose product MASTAAGKQRIPKVAKVKNKAPAEVQITAEQLLREAKERELELLPPPPKQKITDEEELNDYKLKKRKGFEDNIRKNRTVISNWIKYAQWEESLKEVQRARSIYERALDVDHRNIALWLKYAEMEMKNRQVNHARNIWDRAITILPRVNQFWYKYSYMEEMLGNIAGCRQVFERWMEWEPEEQAWHSYINFELRYKEVEKARSTYERFVLVHPDVKNWIKYARFEEKHGYVAHGRKVFERSVEFFGEEHIDENLFVAFARFEEKQKEFERVRVIYKYALDRIPKQQAQELFKSYTVFEKKYGDRRGIEDVIVSKRRFQYEEEVKANPHNYDAWFDYLRLVESDADPETARDVYERAIANIPPIQEKRHWRRYIYLWINYALYEELEVKDPERTRQVYQACLDLIPHKKFTFAKMWLLYSQFEIRQKNLQAARRGLGASIGKCPKNKLFKGYIELELQLREFDRCRKLYEKYLEFAPENCTTWIKFSELETILGDTERARAIFELAIGQPRLDMPEVLWKSYIDFEIEQEEYNNTRGLYKRLLQRTQHVKVWISYAQYELSIDSPDRLQRCRQIFEEANKGLRSCEEKEERLMLLESWREFEQEFGSDSTRERVMKLLPEKVKKRRKLTAEDGSDAGWEEYYDYIFPEDSANQPNLKLLAMAKMWKKQQVDLDEEDKEEDMEEEEEGEEEEGGEEKGKDEEGSERSGEESERSGEVPERSGKGPERSGEGPERSGEGAERSGEVPERSGKGSERSGEGPERSGEGPEISGKGPERSEEGTASEKPPIHEPANHKPAPEKPPQKGSFDDKDDSSSSSSSSSSSGSGSGSDSGSGSSSSSSSSSESEDDDAAKKQPKKRKKDSD is encoded by the exons ATGGCTTCCACTGCAGCAGGCAAACAGAGGATACCGAAAGTGGCGAAG GTGAAAAATAAAGCACCCGCTGAAGTGCAGATCACTGCTGAGCAACTGCTCAGGGAAGCTAAAGAGAGAGAACTCGAACTTTTGCCACCTCCACCAAAACAGAAGATCACAGATGAGGAGGAGTTAAATGACTACAAATTGAAGAAACGGAAG GGATTTGAAGATAACATTAGAAAGAATCGCACAGTCATCAGCAACTGGATCAAATACGCACAATGGGAAGAAAGCTTGAAGGAAGTACAGAG ggcTCGGTCTATATACGAGCGTGCTCTGGATGTAGACCACCGGAACATTGCTCTCTGGCTGAAATATGCCGAGATGGAGATGAAGAACAGACAGGTGAACCATGCCCGCAACATCTGGGACCGAGCCATCACCATCCTGCCCCGCGTCAACCAGTTTTG GTACAAGTACAGTTACATGGAGGAGATGTTGGGCAACATCGCCGGTTGCAGGCAGGTGTTTGAGCGCTGGATGGAGTGGGAGCCGGAGGAGCAAGCCTGGCACTCCTACATCAACTTTGAGCTGCGCTacaaggaggtggagaaggcccGCTCCACCTACGAGAGAT TTGTGCTCGTCCATCCTGACGTGAAGAACTGGATTAAGTACGCCCGCTTTGAAGAGAAGCATGGCTACGTCGCCCACGGCCGGAAGGTTTTCGAGAGGTCCGTGGAGTTCTTCGGAGAGGAGCACATCGACGAGAACCTCTTTGTGGCCTTCGCCCGCTTCGAAGAGAAACAAAAAGAG TTCGAGCGGGTTCGAGTCATCTACAAGTACGCCCTCGACCGGATCCCCAAGCAGCAAGCCCAGGAGCTTTTCAAGAGCTACACCGTGTTTGAGAAGAAGTACGGAGACCGGAGGGGGATCGAGGATGTCATCGTTAGCAAGAGGAGGTTCCAGTACGAGGAGGAGGTCAAG GCCAATCCACACAACTATGACGCTTGGTTTGACTACCTGCGTCTGGTGGAAAGCGATGCCGATCCCGAAACCGCCAGAGACGTGTATGAGCGGGCCATCGCCAACATCCCGCCCATACAGGAGAAGAGGCACTGGCGGCGGTACATTTACCTGTGGATAAACTACGCGCTGTATGAGGAACTGGAGGTCAAG GATCCAGAGAGAACCAGGCAGGTGTACCAGGCATGCCTGGATCTCATCCCTCATAAAAAG TTTACCTTTGCAAAGATGTGGCTCCTCTACAGCCAGTTTGAGATCCGCCAGAAGAACCTGCAGGCAGCCAGAAGAGGCCTG GGTGCATCCATCGGCAAGTGCCCCAAGAACAAACTGTTCAAGGGCTACATCGAGCTGGAGCTGCAGCTGCGGGAGTTCGACCGCTGCAGGAAGCTGTACGAGAAGTACCTGGAGTTTGCCCCGGAGAACTGCACCACCTGGATCAAGTTCTCCGAGCTGGAGACCATCCTGGGCGACACGGAGAGGGCCCGCGCCATCTTCGAGCTCGCCATCGGCCAGCCGCGCCTCGACATGCCGGAG GTGCTGTGGAAGTCCTACATCGACTTTGAGATCGAGCAAGAGGAGTACAACAACACCAGAGGGCTGTACAAGAGGCTGCTGCAGCGCACTCAGCACGTCAAG GTCTGGATCAGCTACGCCCAGTACGAGCTGTCCATCGACAGCCCCGACCGGCTGCAGAGGTGCCGGCAGATCTTCGAGGAGGCCAACAAGGGCCTGCGCAGCtgcgaggagaaggaggagcgcCTGATGCTGCTGGAGTCCTGGAGGGAGTTTGAGCAGGAGTTTGGCTCCGACAGCACCAGGGAGCGGGTGATGAAGCTGCTGCCCGAGaaggtgaagaagaggaggaagctgaCCGCCGAGGACGGG TCCGACGCAGGCTGGGAGGAGTACTATGACTACATCTTCCCAGAGGACTCGGCCAACCAGCCCAACCTCAAGCTGCTCGCTATGGCCAAGATGTGGAAGAAGCAGCAGGTGGATTTGGatgaggaggataaggaggaggacatggaggaggaggaagagggagaggaggaggaggggggagaagagaagggaaaagatgaagaggggtcagagagatcaggggaggagtcagagagaTCAGGGGAGGTGCCAGAGAGATCAGGGAAGGGGCCAGAGAGAtcaggggaggggccagagagatcaggggagggggcagagagatcaGGGGAG GTGCCAGAGAGATCAGGGAAGGGGTCAGAGAGAtcaggggaggggccagagagatcaggggaggggccagagaTATCAGGGAAGGGGCCAGAGAGATCCGAGGAGGGTACCGCATCAGAGAAGCCTCCTATCCATGAGCCAGCCAACCATAAGCCAGCTCCAGAGAAACCTCCCCAGAAGGGCTCATTTGATGACAAAGATgatagcagcagcagcagcagcagtagcagcagcagcggcAGTGGTAGTGGTAGTGATAGTGGGagtggcagcagcagcagcagtagtagtagcagtgagagtgaggatgatgatgctgCTAA